The following proteins are co-located in the Camelina sativa cultivar DH55 chromosome 12, Cs, whole genome shotgun sequence genome:
- the LOC104730440 gene encoding cyclin-dependent kinase F-1-like: MDKQPASSWSIHTRPEIIAKYEIFERVGSGAYADVYRARRLSDNLIVALKEIFDYQSAFREIDALTILSGSPNVVVMHEYFWHEDENAVLVLEFLRSDLAAVIRDAKRKKKNKKMGEEEEGGVGFSVGEIKRWMIQILNGVDACHRNLIVHRDLKPGNMLISDDGVLKLADFGQARILMEPDIVASDDNKLEDKDGETSIEPPEVIPDYENSPRQGSDGKELEAMSKDEYFRQVEELKAKQVVRDDTDKDSNVHDGDNSCLATCTVSEMDDDLGGNSFSYDADEALDEREGLMTSCVGTRWFRPPELLYGSTMYGLEVDLWSLGCVFAELLSLDPLFPGISDIDQISRVTNVLGNLNEEVWRGCVDLPDYKSISFAKVESPLGIEGCLPNHSGDVISLLKKLICYDPASRATAVEMLNDKYFSEEPLPVPVSELYVPPTMSGPDEDSPRKWNDYREMDSDSDFDDFGPMNVKPTSSGFTIEFT; this comes from the exons atggataAACAACCGGCGAGCAGCTGGAGTATCCATACCCGCCCGGAGATAATCGCAAAGTACGAGATCTTCGAGCGAGTCGGATCCGGAGCCTACGCCGACGTTTACAGAGCTCGCCGTCTCTCCGACAATCTAATCGTAGCGCTCAAGGAGATCTTCGATTACCAGTCTGCGTTCCGAGAGATTGACGCCCTCACCATCCTCTCCGGTTCTCCTAATGTCGTCGTTATGCACGAGTACTTCTGGCATGAGGACGAGAACGCTGTCCTTGTACTCGAGTTCCTCAGGTCGGATCTCGCCGCGGTGATACGAGATgctaagaggaagaagaagaataagaagatgggagaagaagaagaaggaggtgtTGGATTCTCCGTTGGTGAGATTAAGAGATGGATGATTCAGATTTTGAACGGTGTTGATGCTTGTCATAGGAATTTGATTGTACATAGAGATTTAAAGCCTGGGAATATGTTGATTTCTGATGATGGTGTGCTTAAGCTTGCTGATTTTGGTCAG GCGAGGATACTCATGGAGCCTGACATTGTAGCTTCAGATGATAATAAACTAGAAGACAAAGATGGAGAAACTAGTATAGAACCACCAGAAGTGATTCCTGATTATGAGAACTCACCTCGGCAAGGCTCTGATGGTAAGGAGCTGGAAGCGATGAGTAAAGACGAATATTTTCGACAGGTGGAAGAGTTAAAGGCTAAACAGGTTGTAAGAGATGATACTGATAAGGATTCGAATGTGCATGATGGAGATAATTCTTGTCTTGCAACGTGTACTGTGAGTGAAATGGATGATGATCTCGGTGGGAACTCGTTTTCTTATGATGCTGATGAAGCGTTGGATGAAAGAGAGGGTTTGATGACGTCTTGTGTGGGAACTAGATGGTTTAGGCCACCAGAACTTCTTTATGGATCTACAATGTATGGGTTAGAGGTTGATTTATGGTCGCTTGGTTGTGTGTTTGCTGAGCTCTTGTCTCTTGACCCTTTGTTCCCAGGGATTTCAGATATTGATCAGATCAGCAGAGTAACCAACGTGCTAGGGAATTTAAATGAAGAGGTCTGGCGAGGTTGTGTTGATCTTCCGGACTACAAGTCGATCTCATTTGCTAAAGTAGAATCTCCTCTTGGTATAGAAGGCTGTCTTCCTAACCATTCAGGAGATGTGATATCGCTACTCAAGAAGCTTATCTGTTATGATCCAGCTAGTAGAGCTACTGCTGTAGAGATGTTGAATGACAAATATTTCAGTGAAGAGCCTCTTCCAGTTCCAGTTTCTGAGCTCTATGTGCCTCCGACAATGAGTGGGCCAGATGAGGATTCTCCGAGAAAGTGGAATGATTACAGAGAAATGGACTCAGATTCAGATTTTGACGACTTTGGACCTATGAATGTAAAGCCTACCAGTAGTGGGTTTACAATAGAATTCACCTAA
- the LOC104730442 gene encoding rac-like GTP-binding protein ARAC7 has protein sequence MSSASKFIKCVTVGDGAVGKTCMLICYTSNKFPTDYIPTVFDNFSANVAVDGQIVNLGLWDTAGQEDYSRLRPLSYRGADIFVLAFSLISKASYENVLKKWMPELRRFAPNVPIVLVGTKLDLRDDKGYLADHTNVITSSQGEELRKQIGAAAYIECSSKTQQNVKAVFDTAIKVVLQPPRRKEVTRRKQKHRRSGCSIASIVCGGCNTA, from the exons ATGAGCAGCGCTTCCAAGTTTATAAAATGTGTTACTGTTGGAGATGGAGCTGTTGGGAAGACTTGTATGCTTATCTGTTACACTAGCAACAAGTTTCCTACT GATTATATACCGACTGTATTCGACAATTTCAGTGCCAATGTCGCTGTGGATGGACAAATCGTGAATTTAGGGTTATGGGACACTGCAG GTCAAGAAGATTACAGTAGGTTGAGACCATTGAGTTACAGAGGAGCTGATATCTTCGTCTTAGCCTTTTCCCTTATTAGCAAAGCTAGTTACGAAAATGTACTCAAGAAG TGGATGCCTGAACTTCGTCGGTTTGCACCAAATGTTCCAATAGTTCTTGTTGGTACAAAGCTAG ATCTCCGAGATGATAAGGGATACCTCGCGGATCACACCAATGTCATTACTTCTAGTCAG GGAGAGGAGTTGAGGAAGCAGATCGGTGCAGCTGCTTATATCGAATGCAGTTCCAAGACTCAACAA AATGTGAAAGCGGTGTTTGACACAGCTATCAAGGTGGTACTTCAGCCTCCGAGGAGGAAGGAAGTCACACGGAGAAAGCAGAAACACAGAAGATCCGGTTGCTCCATTGC GAGTATTGTCTGTGGAGGCTGCAACACGGCTTAA
- the LOC104730441 gene encoding extensin-like, translating into MGSTGRDQATQHHHHPPQISSLVVRPSGSNDGEDGRAAGDYELGEVSRDRPSFARSDRYKGDNGYRTRASSSSPGRRGYEDHRHGSDLNHSGIPPRGREFSSRREASGRHRDYSPPYARGGAGARPYGRGFDGPEPAHGSEGMSRYNNPKVQPRDGDWYCLDPLCRNLNFARRESCNKCKRHRYAAANISPPPRLVPPPMDFSPRRDFNGYRSPPRGWPRDYPPPRLDHPTWRDRDRERDRLHYPDHNYPPSRRIASDWSHTEPLPKPHYDRRPPLSPPPPHPPSRGGRWGRLSRERSRSPPLRDGPPPPLRGAGPPPHRDYRRDSYLDRGGRDDRRGGRDRIGNSY; encoded by the exons ATGGGGTCGACTGGAAGAGATCAGGCGactcagcatcatcatcatccgccTCAAATCAGCAGTCTCGTCGTACGCCCATCCGGAAGCAACGACGGCGAAGACGGCCGTGCCGCCGGAGACTATGAGCTCGGAGAAGTCTCCCGTGACCGTCCCTCATTTGCTCGCTCGGATCGGTATAAAGGTGACAACG gaTATAGAACTCGTGCAAGTTCTAGCTCACCAGGCCGTCGTGGATATGAAGATCACCGGCATGGCTCTGATCTTAATCATTCAGGCATTCCGCCTCGTGGTCGTGAGTTCAGCAGCAGAAGGGAAGCATCTGGGAGACACAGAGACTACTCACCACCGTATGCTAGAGGTGGAGCTGGTGCTCGCCCTTATGGAAGAGGTTTCGATGGACCTGAACCTGCGCATGGAAGCGAGGGCATGAGCAGATACAATAACCCGAAGGTGCAGCCAAGAGATGGAGATTGGTACTGTCTTGATCCATT ATGCAGAAACTTGAACTTTGCGAGACGTGAGTCCTGCAACAAATGCAAGAG GCATCGTTATGCAGCGGCTAACATTTCTCCACCGCCTCGTCTTGTTCCTCCTCCCATGGATTTCTCGCCAAGAAGAGACTTTAATGGCTACAGATCTCCTCCACGTGGCTGGCCCAGAGACTACCCGCCACCAAGACTTGACCATCCCACATGGAGAGATAGAGACAGAGAACGAGACCGTCTACATTACCCAGACCATAATTACCCTCCTAGCAGAAGAATAGCATCTGACTGGTCCCATACTGAGCCGCTCCCAAAACCTCATTACGACAGACGACCACCTCTCAGTCCTCCTCCACCGCATCCTCCATCTCGTGGTGGCAGATGGGGTAGACTCTCAAGAGAGAGAAGTAGATCGCCACCATTAAGAGATGGTCCACCTCCACCATTGAGAGGAGCCGGTCCACCACCGCACAGGGATTACCGCCGTGATAGTTACTTGGACAGAGGAGGACGAGATGATCGACGTGGCGGCAGAGACAGAATTGGAAACTCTTactga